In Aquimarina sp. TRL1, a single window of DNA contains:
- a CDS encoding 2-dehydropantoate 2-reductase N-terminal domain-containing protein encodes MSYKVGILGVGAIGTLMASLLYPNKKLSLFLYNRSPKQQLSIFNDKKEKKIPIHVETSLPEKRKLDFLCICLKEHQVKNAHTFLTGLIGVETKVIVIRNGIHHKEALLPYTSERNIIEAVIDCPVQPIADGRYEQLNKPVLIINRTAFSELFISLFSPADIKINCILDIKTIAWKKLCESAALGAILCLAGESCWIFKDQRLVNLHKKLLQEGVQVAIADGAEIKEPIFIEAIQTKLVNYPPEKGSSMLSDRKRGAPIELGAKNQVISSLGKQYAIETPIHDLVCMLLEKTNNNPTS; translated from the coding sequence GTGAGTTATAAAGTAGGAATATTAGGGGTTGGAGCCATAGGAACTTTAATGGCTTCTCTTTTATATCCTAATAAAAAGCTCTCTCTTTTCCTATATAATAGAAGCCCGAAACAACAGCTTTCTATATTTAATGACAAGAAAGAAAAGAAGATACCTATCCACGTTGAAACTTCTTTACCTGAAAAAAGAAAGCTGGATTTTTTGTGTATTTGTTTAAAAGAGCATCAAGTCAAAAATGCACATACTTTTTTAACAGGTTTAATAGGTGTAGAAACTAAAGTAATCGTGATTAGAAATGGAATTCATCACAAAGAAGCTTTACTCCCATACACATCAGAAAGAAATATTATAGAAGCAGTTATTGATTGTCCGGTACAACCAATTGCAGATGGAAGATATGAGCAACTCAATAAACCAGTTTTAATTATAAATCGTACCGCATTCAGCGAGCTGTTCATCTCCTTATTTTCTCCAGCTGATATAAAAATTAATTGTATTTTAGATATAAAGACAATTGCCTGGAAAAAACTTTGTGAAAGTGCCGCTTTGGGAGCTATTCTTTGTTTAGCAGGAGAGAGTTGCTGGATATTCAAAGATCAGAGATTAGTCAATCTACATAAGAAATTATTACAGGAAGGAGTACAAGTAGCAATTGCAGATGGAGCAGAAATTAAGGAACCCATTTTTATCGAAGCAATACAAACAAAGTTAGTAAACTACCCTCCAGAGAAAGGGAGTTCTATGCTATCTGACAGAAAAAGAGGAGCTCCCATAGAATTAGGAGCTAAAAATCAGGTGATTTCCTCTTTAGGAAAACAATATGCTATAGAAACACCAATTCATGATTTGGTATGTATGCTTTTAGAGAAAACGAATAATAACCCAACTAGTTAA